Genomic window (Drosophila ananassae strain 14024-0371.13 chromosome 3L, ASM1763931v2, whole genome shotgun sequence):
CAGATCTATGGCCTCCTGAACATGACTGGCACTCAAGCCCTTTTGCTCCATCACCGTGATGAGGTTAAAGTTGAAGGGCAGGTGGGCACCCTCGGTGCTCCGATTGCCGTAGAACTGCATGCTGAACCAGGCGGCTGAGTATGTCTCTATAAGTAAGACACTGGAGTTCCCCCCGAAAATACGCTTGTGGTCATCCAAGACAGTTCGCCACTGGTACACCATATCTATAGTTTCGGGCTGATTTTCTATATAGGTGGTGGTTAAGTAGTCGCGATCATCGGGATCATCGGTGGCGCCGGTCATAACCTCGTCAGGAAACTGCCCATCCGCATCAGGCAGAACCTCAAAAAGTGGCGGCAGGGCATCACATCTGAATCCAGATACTCCTTCGTTTAGCCAATACCGGAGCACTCGTTTCATTTGATCCACCACCAAGGGATTACGATAGTTAAGATCTGGTTGCTGCACGGCAAACTGGTGGAGGTAGTACTGCTGGCGCTCCTCATTCCACTCCCAGGCACTGCCTCGGAAATACTGCAGCCAGTTGGTAGGAGGCTCTCTATCGCCGGTGGTTGCATTTATCTTGCCATCGTGCCATACATAATAGTCCTCGTATCCCTTTTCCCTTTTCACGGACTTCTTGAACCAAGAGCTCTCGTTGCTCGAGTGGTTGGGCACAAAGTCTAGAATAATTTTGAGATCTAGTTCCTTGGCTCGCTTAATCAAGGCGCGAAAATCCTCAAGAGTTCCATACTCCGGTTGAATATCGAAAAAGTCGGATATGTCATAGCCAAAGTCCACCATGGGAGAAGTAAAAATGGGAGATAACCAAGCCGCGGTTACCCCCAGATCCTTAAGGTACTCTAGCTTACTAGTAATACCATTCAAGTCACCAATTCCATCCCCGTCAGAGTCCTTGAACGAGCGCGGATAAATCTGATAGAACTGTGCTGTTTCCCACCAGTCCTTGGTAGCTTCTGTGGAGGAGTTCTCCAGCTGACATCCGTTACCGCTGCCAAcggaaaatataaaaaatgtaaggAGCAGAAAAAACCGCATTGCTAGGTCGAAGATTCAAAACACATTGGGTAAGATCCCCGGTATTACTGGATCTTTTATAGGCCACTCAATAAGTCAGTTAGATAAGCAGTTAGACATAATGGAAAAAAACGCACCTATActtcaatttaattcaattgGTTAATGACGAATGTAGAACACATATATACTAcatagtttccgatttgtttTTCTACTGAAGTGGTTTTTGAGTGTTTTAGCCATTGATTCAACTAATTCCGTATGGTTATCATTTAAGCCCTTGCTATCAATCTATTACTTTACGCATCGCCAACCTATAAAAGTCCCATCATTGGTGGTTTTTCGAAAAGTCATCAGAATGCAGCAGATATTCACAAAACTATCAGTGGCTCTGTGCTGTGTGGTTGTCCTTGCCCAACCAATTTGGGCATGTGACACCACATCGTCCACGACAACCACCTCGATGGACTGGTGGCAAACGGCACAGTTCTATCAGATTTATCCCCGATCTTTTATGGACTCCGACGGCGATGGTATTGGTGATCTGAATGGCATTACCAGCAAGCTGGAGTACCTCAAGGACCTTGGAGTAACCGCTGCCTGGCTCTCACCCATTTTCACTTCTCCCATGGTGGACTTTGGTTACGATATTTCGGATTTCTTTGACATTCAGCCGGAGTACGGAACCCTGGATGACTTCAAGGCCTTAATCAAGCGGGCCAACGAATTGGACCTTAAGATCATCCTGGACTTTGTGCCTAACCATTCGAGCGATGAAAATGATTGGTTTGTCAAGTCTGTGAACCGGGAGAAGGGCTATGAGGACTACTATGTGTGGCATGATGGTAAGACCAACGCCGAGACTGGCGAGAGGGAGCCCCCTTCAAACTGGCTCCAGGCTTTCCGGGGCAGTGCCTGGGAATGGAATGATGTGCGTCAGCAGTACTACCTTCACCAGTTTGCCGTCCAGCAGGCTGACCTCAACTATCGTAATCCCTTGGTGGTGGAGCAAATGAAGCGGGTCTTACGCTACTGGTTGGATCTCGGAGTAGCAGGCTTCCGGTGCGATGCTGTGCCCGTCCTCTTCGAGATCGAGCCGGATGAGAACGGACAGTATGCCGACGAAGAGGTGAGTGGCCTGACGAACGACACCGAAGCCCGTAATTACCTGAAGAGCGACCTGATAGAGAACCTTCCGGAAACCATTGACATGGCGTATCAGTGGCGAGTGGTGATGGACGACTACCAGCGTATCCACGGAGGTGATACGAGAGTATTGCTAATCGAAACCTACGCCCCACCCGCCTACACGATGCAGTTCTATGGCAACCGATCAGTGGCCGGTGCCCATTTGCCCTTCAACTTCAACCTGATCACTGTTCTGGCAAGCGATGGCTTCTCGGCAAGCTCTATCAAAACTGCTGTGGACAACTGGTTGGACAACCTGCCCGCCGGACGCACTGCCAACTGGGTGATTGGCAACCACGACCAGAGAAGGGCAGCCAGTCGGTATGGAACCGCAAATGCGGATGCCATGAATATGTTAGTTATGATCCTGCCGGGAGCCAGTGTGACCTACCAGGGCGAGGAGCTAGGCATGACTGATGGCGATATTAGCTGGGAGGATACCCAGGATCCTGCGGCCTGCAACTCAAACCAGGACATCTATGAGCAGTTCACCCGTGATCCTTCGCGCACCCCCTTCCAGTGGACGAGTGGCACAAATGCAGGATTCTCGACTGCGGCCAAGACCTGGTTGCCCCTGGCGGCGGACTACGAAACTGTAAATGTGGAAACAGAAGCCGCAGCACAGCGCTCCCACCTCAGTATCTACAAGGCCCTGGTAGCCTTGCGAAAATCCTCAGTTACGCTCCAAAATGGATCCACTAAGTACGGAATTATTTCAGACAATGTATTTGTGGTGAAGAGGTAAGAGATTTAAGCCATTAGTTATTATCTTTAGCCAgtctttaatttaaattacttAGATACCTTTCCGGCTCTGATTCCATTATATACGTGGCCAACTTGGCCAGCAAGGGTGTGACTGTGAGCTTGCTCGACTTTGACACGACCCTGCCCACGCATCTGACACTTCTCATTCGCAGTCTGCAATCCGCCAAGGCGGAGGGGTGAGTACTGGGGCATTTGACCAATATTATAGCGTTGGCTTACTCCTATATATTTTCAGTTCTCTGTTTGAGGTCAGTGGACTAAGTCTGGCTGCCGGCGAAGCCTTGGTATTGAACAGCAGTAgtagtagcagcagcagctaaaGTTCTTCCTGGTTCGATTAGATGGAATTTCCTATCCGATACACTTGAAAAAAGCAAACTCGGTCGGGCACTCAATTGGCATTTATCTTTGGCTCTTGGGCAAATATGCTGTGGCttgcataaataaataaataaataagtaaagaACCAGACAAACAAGCCACTCCACCTCCATCCAGGCGGCAGCACACATATCCTGGTGGGAGATAAGCTCAAGTGGTCGGCATACTCTTTTAATTCACGTTCGGCGGTGGGGTTCGCCGTTTAAAGTGTTTACACACAAATTAAAGTCAAGCACAAGTCCCCAACCCCCTGGGGTTTATTCGGTAAGTATTTCGTGTTTTATACTTTGTGTGCTTGAAAAAGAACCAAAAACCAGTGTGTAACAGAGTGTATGTGCCTCTGTGTGTGCTACACAATGTAAATACAGACAACGATGTCGACGACGACGACCAGGGGGGACTAGGCCTATAAAACAGAGATCCCTGGCCTGGTCTGGCCTGgcactgggactgggactttGCCTGGCATCCCCACAGAATCCTGGGCTCTTTGAAGTCGAAACCTTCGAGAGGGGCTTGATGAGTTCATGCAGATAGCTCTGGCAATTTCGCCAGCGAGATTTATTACCAATCTTGGAAATTTCTGGGGCAGCCCCGCAGTATTTACACTCGCATCTGCCCTCTTAAAACGGGGCAGCCGAGAGTAGGACTTCAATTGcgttataaataattaaattgcgtTTACACATGGTAATTGGCAGACGGTTGCGATACCCCTGCATCAAGCATACGCCGCGTGTGCCAGCTGCAAAGATTTTCGAACTAGGTTAACTTGTTTTCGTCTTCAGTCATGAATGCTTGTGGAAAAACTTGAGAAGGCTTAGGCAACAGGATGGAGGTAAAGTTAACCCACAGTCCGACAGGAGTAACAATTCAATGAGCTTTGAAATAATTACCTGACTTTAGGGGGTATTACGTGTGATTAGTTACAGAACAAAGCCCAGATTGCATTTTTCATTCAGCATAATGCTAAGTGAGTTTCCCTTCAAAATCTTTACAAATTATTTTCTCCCTTTAAATAATCTCGGGCCCATTCGATTTGTTCGATTGTACGGCCCAGTATTGTGTGAAGTGCGCTGAAAAATTAGCAGTCTGTGCCGGGCTGGCcacaaaaatgaataaaatggAATCGTGTAAATGGCTGCGTGACCCGTCACCCCATTAAAAAGGTCACAGACACGGCTCCGACTGCCTGGGCCACTTTACCCTTGCGCACGTGACCAGAAACCTTAAAAAAAGATgccacatacatatatgtatatataaaattgTGAAAATGAAAACCGCAGGACTTACCGACAGACATTCAGGCAGCCAACCATCAGGTGAGTCTCCTGGCAAAGTCTTCTGGCTTTTGTGCATTTCATTTTCGTTCGCATAATCAAGTTAATTTCCCAAAGAAGAAATGAATCACAATGTCGGAGGAGCAAAACCGAATGATTACATTTAAGATGATTTTGGCAGATTTACGCCGGTTGGCAAAAAGTTTTGCTCCCCTTCCGATTGGAAAACTTTTAAAACGCATTAAGCCCGTTGTAATCTGGCAGGATCCGGGGGACCAAAAAGCCGGAAGAAGGCCCAGCAGTATCCCGGCACATCCTTGCACATTCATGTAGTAAATGTATTCATCCACTCAGACAGAGCTTGCATATTAATAATGCGAGAGCTCCTAACGAGCCCCGATG
Coding sequences:
- the LOC6495215 gene encoding maltase A1; amino-acid sequence: MRFFLLLTFFIFSVGSGNGCQLENSSTEATKDWWETAQFYQIYPRSFKDSDGDGIGDLNGITSKLEYLKDLGVTAAWLSPIFTSPMVDFGYDISDFFDIQPEYGTLEDFRALIKRAKELDLKIILDFVPNHSSNESSWFKKSVKREKGYEDYYVWHDGKINATTGDREPPTNWLQYFRGSAWEWNEERQQYYLHQFAVQQPDLNYRNPLVVDQMKRVLRYWLNEGVSGFRCDALPPLFEVLPDADGQFPDEVMTGATDDPDDRDYLTTTYIENQPETIDMVYQWRTVLDDHKRIFGGNSSVLLIETYSAAWFSMQFYGNRSTEGAHLPFNFNLITVMEQKGLSASHVQEAIDLWLNNMPAGRTANWVIGNHDKRRAASRYGEEHIDAMNMLVMILPGASVTYQGEEIGMTDGDISWEDTVDPWGCNSNPDIYEQYTRDPERTPFQWTSGSNAGFTDGPSTWLPLADGYETVNVETESSADRSHLKIYKSLVALRKSSKTLQNGSTKYGILEEDVLVIRRSLTNSPTLVVLINFGTETKTVDVSQFDKSLTANLNLLIRSLDSTKTEGTGYDPLSLSLEPAEALILTTE
- the LOC6495434 gene encoding maltase A1, with amino-acid sequence MDWWQTAQFYQIYPRSFMDSDGDGIGDLNGITSKLEYLKDLGVTAAWLSPIFTSPMVDFGYDISDFFDIQPEYGTLDDFKALIKRANELDLKIILDFVPNHSSDENDWFVKSVNREKGYEDYYVWHDGKTNAETGEREPPSNWLQAFRGSAWEWNDVRQQYYLHQFAVQQADLNYRNPLVVEQMKRVLRYWLDLGVAGFRCDAVPVLFEIEPDENGQYADEEVSGLTNDTEARNYLKSDLIENLPETIDMAYQWRVVMDDYQRIHGGDTRVLLIETYAPPAYTMQFYGNRSVAGAHLPFNFNLITVLASDGFSASSIKTAVDNWLDNLPAGRTANWVIGNHDQRRAASRYGTANADAMNMLVMILPGASVTYQGEELGMTDGDISWEDTQDPAACNSNQDIYEQFTRDPSRTPFQWTSGTNAGFSTAAKTWLPLAADYETVNVETEAAAQRSHLSIYKALVALRKSSVTLQNGSTKYGIISDNVFVVKRYLSGSDSIIYVANLASKGVTVSLLDFDTTLPTHLTLLIRSLQSAKAEGSLFEVSGLSLAAGEALVLNSSSSSSSS